The following coding sequences lie in one Metallumcola ferriviriculae genomic window:
- the dctP gene encoding TRAP transporter substrate-binding protein DctP has product MTVFKKRMVILIVVLVMLFAVSVTGCGQQEEVQKNAEPEKKVEENTAKEPSPVKEEKIVLKLAHSFPESHYLAKEGGIWWAERVKELTNGKVDFEYYPAEQLGKANKLLDVVKNKVAAVAYVGVGYYSDKLPLSTVGQLPGNYNTSKEGSRAYWKVIKDTLIEKEFLPNKIRPVFAAVLPPYQIVTMDKKFNSLDDLKGLKIRTGGVQSLLVEAAGGAPVSMPATEIYTGMQRKTLDGTLLPFTSFKPYQVEKIVQYSTSNVNMGTFAVTYAINEDVWQSLPEDVQQAMLQAGEETIDHMSEYQDANISELGAEFKDAGIDIYEVDSDTLDTLNAKLAPVMANWAKQLDDKGLAGTEVLDAFEKAVEDVK; this is encoded by the coding sequence ATGACGGTATTTAAGAAACGTATGGTAATTTTGATTGTTGTCCTGGTAATGCTGTTTGCTGTTAGCGTTACAGGGTGTGGTCAGCAGGAGGAAGTCCAGAAAAATGCTGAACCGGAAAAGAAAGTAGAGGAAAATACGGCAAAAGAGCCGAGCCCTGTTAAGGAGGAGAAGATCGTCCTTAAACTCGCCCATTCTTTTCCTGAATCTCATTACCTGGCAAAGGAAGGCGGTATTTGGTGGGCTGAGCGGGTTAAAGAACTGACTAATGGGAAGGTAGACTTTGAGTATTATCCTGCTGAGCAGTTGGGTAAAGCTAATAAGCTTCTCGACGTGGTAAAAAACAAAGTCGCCGCGGTGGCTTATGTCGGAGTTGGATATTATTCTGATAAGCTTCCCTTGAGCACTGTCGGGCAGCTTCCCGGAAACTACAATACGTCGAAAGAGGGCAGCAGGGCGTATTGGAAAGTAATTAAAGATACGTTGATTGAGAAAGAGTTCTTACCAAATAAAATCAGGCCGGTATTTGCTGCGGTACTTCCTCCATACCAGATAGTAACAATGGATAAGAAATTTAATAGCCTAGATGACTTGAAGGGACTGAAGATTCGGACCGGTGGTGTCCAGTCCTTGTTGGTGGAGGCTGCTGGTGGTGCACCGGTGTCCATGCCGGCCACGGAAATTTATACCGGTATGCAAAGGAAAACTCTAGACGGTACGTTATTGCCGTTTACCAGTTTTAAGCCGTATCAAGTTGAAAAAATTGTGCAGTATTCCACTTCAAACGTTAACATGGGTACTTTTGCAGTCACTTATGCTATCAATGAAGATGTATGGCAGTCTTTACCTGAGGATGTGCAGCAAGCAATGCTGCAAGCTGGTGAAGAAACAATTGACCATATGTCGGAATACCAAGACGCAAATATCAGTGAGTTAGGTGCGGAATTTAAGGACGCCGGAATTGACATCTATGAAGTAGATTCGGATACTTTAGACACGCTTAATGCGAAGCTGGCTCCCGTAATGGCAAACTGGGCTAAACAACTTGACGACAAAGGATTAGCCGGTACTGAGGTATTGGATGCCTTTGAAAAGGCAGTGGAAGATGTTAAGTAA
- the hepT gene encoding type VII toxin-antitoxin system HepT family RNase toxin, whose product MVDKKVIQRKLQKMKQYLGELATFADLSFEEYVNNFQNRRTVERLIQLIVDVAIDINAHTVVDAGNPPPQDSYDSFIQGAKLNMFSLDFANKIAPSTGERNIIVHEYEQIDDGVVIAA is encoded by the coding sequence TTGGTTGATAAAAAGGTTATTCAGCGAAAGCTGCAAAAGATGAAGCAATACCTGGGGGAATTAGCGACCTTTGCAGACTTGTCTTTCGAAGAATATGTTAATAACTTTCAGAACCGGCGTACGGTAGAAAGGTTAATACAGCTAATTGTTGACGTGGCTATTGATATCAACGCTCACACTGTGGTCGACGCTGGTAATCCGCCGCCGCAGGACAGTTATGACTCTTTTATCCAAGGGGCAAAGCTAAATATGTTTTCTTTGGATTTTGCAAACAAAATTGCGCCTTCCACAGGAGAAAGAAATATAATTGTTCATGAATACGAACAGATTGATGACGGTGTAGTTATAGCAGCATAG
- a CDS encoding nucleotidyltransferase domain-containing protein, which translates to MEQRIRDELNILKDIIVETIPVEQIFLFGSYANGIPHADSDLDLYVIMSDNVNIREIDAMRLIRKAIRNKKTMPVDVMVGKKDKFNKLKSIPGIERQIVREGIVLYG; encoded by the coding sequence ATGGAACAACGAATACGGGATGAGTTGAATATCTTAAAAGATATCATAGTAGAAACTATACCTGTAGAACAAATATTCCTGTTTGGTTCCTATGCAAACGGTATTCCGCATGCCGATTCGGACTTAGACCTCTATGTTATAATGTCAGATAATGTTAATATCAGGGAAATTGATGCCATGAGACTAATTCGGAAAGCGATTCGGAATAAAAAGACGATGCCGGTAGATGTGATGGTAGGTAAAAAAGATAAGTTTAATAAGCTCAAATCCATCCCTGGTATCGAACGTCAAATCGTGAGGGAGGGGATTGTGCTGTATGGATAA
- a CDS encoding nucleotidyltransferase substrate binding protein, whose translation MNSKEDRWQQRFENFDKAYRQFDSAIQDFDKLSVLEKEGLIQRFEYTFELAWKTLKDYLESQEVLASFPREVIKSSFHYGLIQDGETWMDMLEKRNLLAHTYDEERLRSAVNKVKESYYAAITQVYRDLGARK comes from the coding sequence ATGAACTCAAAGGAAGATCGGTGGCAACAACGATTTGAAAACTTTGACAAAGCCTATCGTCAATTTGACTCAGCCATACAAGATTTTGACAAGCTTAGTGTGCTGGAGAAAGAAGGTTTAATTCAAAGGTTTGAGTATACATTTGAATTGGCATGGAAAACACTTAAGGATTATTTAGAATCTCAAGAAGTGTTAGCAAGCTTTCCCAGGGAAGTAATAAAGTCTTCATTTCACTATGGTCTTATTCAGGATGGTGAAACATGGATGGATATGTTGGAAAAACGAAATTTATTGGCCCATACTTACGACGAGGAGCGTTTGCGGTCGGCGGTGAACAAGGTTAAGGAAAGTTATTACGCAGCTATCACGCAGGTATATCGTGACTTAGGGGCAAGAAAATGA
- a CDS encoding TRAP transporter large permease, whose translation MTSAIIVTVGSLLAFLIIGMPVGFALGVSGSIGLWMINGLELVSGILQTTPHSSAASFVLTAVPMFVLMAEYATVSGMTRDAFVAAYRFLGHIKGGLAIACVLASAGMAAVSGSSTASAATMAKAAIPEMRKYNYDDALSAGVVGVAGTLAIMIPPSIILILYGIMTEVSIGDLLIAGIIPGIVTAVGYFISIYFWVRKKPDIAPTIEPFSRRERMDALKKVWPMLVLITAVLVGIYSGAITPTEAGAFGSFIAFLITLTARNKGEKWLEKVLSHTATTTAMIFTIIIGAMVFGYFLTYTQVTQNLIGFVGGLNVSNWVILCIIIAIYLLLGMFMDQLAILFLTVPLTFPLAMSLGFDPIWFGIIITKTAEIGLVTPPLGLNIYVVSSSADVPIETAFKGTGRLLIVEFIVLLLLLLFPKIATWLPQLMS comes from the coding sequence TTGACTAGTGCAATAATAGTTACAGTAGGATCATTATTAGCCTTCTTAATTATTGGTATGCCCGTGGGTTTTGCTCTGGGGGTTTCAGGTTCTATCGGGCTTTGGATGATTAATGGTTTGGAACTGGTGTCCGGTATTTTACAGACAACCCCTCATTCAAGTGCGGCCAGTTTTGTCCTTACTGCAGTGCCAATGTTTGTATTGATGGCTGAGTATGCTACGGTGAGCGGTATGACCAGGGACGCTTTTGTGGCCGCCTACAGATTTTTAGGTCATATTAAGGGTGGACTGGCGATTGCCTGTGTTCTTGCAAGTGCGGGCATGGCTGCAGTTTCCGGCTCAAGTACGGCATCTGCTGCTACCATGGCTAAAGCAGCTATCCCGGAAATGAGAAAGTATAACTACGACGATGCTTTATCAGCGGGAGTGGTGGGTGTTGCGGGTACCCTGGCAATTATGATACCACCAAGTATAATACTCATTCTCTACGGTATTATGACGGAGGTGTCAATCGGGGATCTGTTGATTGCTGGTATAATACCGGGGATTGTCACTGCCGTCGGTTACTTTATTTCCATCTATTTCTGGGTAAGAAAGAAACCGGATATTGCCCCAACCATAGAACCCTTTTCTCGTAGGGAACGGATGGATGCGCTAAAAAAAGTATGGCCTATGTTGGTACTGATTACTGCGGTGTTAGTCGGAATTTATTCCGGGGCCATTACCCCCACTGAAGCGGGTGCTTTTGGTTCCTTTATTGCCTTTCTTATTACTTTAACTGCTCGCAATAAGGGGGAAAAATGGCTGGAGAAAGTATTAAGCCACACGGCAACGACTACCGCGATGATCTTTACCATTATTATTGGGGCAATGGTCTTTGGCTATTTTCTTACGTATACTCAGGTGACCCAAAATTTAATCGGTTTTGTTGGCGGCCTCAATGTCAGTAACTGGGTTATTCTTTGTATTATTATAGCAATTTACCTGCTGCTGGGCATGTTTATGGATCAGTTGGCCATTCTCTTTCTCACTGTTCCGCTCACTTTTCCTTTGGCAATGTCATTGGGTTTTGATCCTATCTGGTTTGGCATTATTATCACCAAGACCGCTGAGATAGGGCTTGTCACGCCGCCGTTGGGCCTAAATATTTATGTTGTCTCAAGTTCTGCAGACGTACCCATCGAGACTGCTTTTAAAGGCACGGGCAGGCTTTTGATTGTAGAATTTATTGTCTTGCTTTTGCTGCTGTTATTTCCGAAGATCGCTACATGGCTGCCGCAGCTAATGAGTTAG
- a CDS encoding HEPN domain-containing protein, with product MDNVTQAQEWQRFAAMDLDSAEYLLKMRPVPIEIVCYHCQQSAEKYLKGNLILCGKNPPKIHDLDELCKLCTKLSDTFKNIADHCSDLTAYGVHSRYPTELMLEEQDMQQALQGAKAIQDFILDIAPEMVPQ from the coding sequence ATGGATAATGTAACACAAGCGCAGGAATGGCAGAGGTTTGCTGCGATGGACTTAGATAGTGCCGAATATCTTCTAAAAATGCGTCCTGTTCCAATTGAAATTGTTTGTTATCACTGCCAGCAATCTGCTGAAAAGTATCTCAAAGGAAATCTTATTTTATGCGGCAAAAATCCGCCTAAAATACATGACCTAGATGAATTGTGCAAGCTTTGCACGAAACTATCTGACACCTTTAAAAATATAGCCGATCATTGCTCCGACCTAACTGCGTATGGTGTTCATTCAAGGTATCCAACGGAATTGATGCTGGAAGAACAGGATATGCAGCAGGCATTACAGGGCGCAAAAGCAATTCAAGATTTTATTCTAGATATTGCTCCGGAGATGGTACCGCAGTAA
- a CDS encoding TRAP transporter small permease: MRPIKLGFDKIDKFLYRLGLWGIFVMMLLITLDAAGRYFLRDPIDGAFEFVQDYLMVAVVFLSMSYTYKTDSHIRLELFARKFPERLKRVFFYINNLLPLVFFFIIAREGWVKTWEAWVGNEFTIGVVSWPTYLSYIWIPVGVGILVLRIGFTVAEQVIMDIDCLRQGVNSQDEGRGSS, encoded by the coding sequence TTGCGTCCGATTAAGCTAGGTTTCGATAAAATTGATAAATTTCTCTATCGTCTGGGGCTGTGGGGGATTTTCGTGATGATGCTGCTCATTACTCTGGATGCGGCAGGAAGATACTTCCTGCGCGACCCCATTGATGGTGCTTTTGAATTTGTTCAAGATTATTTAATGGTTGCTGTGGTTTTTTTGAGTATGAGTTACACCTATAAGACCGACAGCCATATACGGTTGGAGCTGTTTGCCAGAAAGTTTCCTGAAAGACTTAAACGGGTGTTTTTTTACATCAATAACCTACTGCCTCTGGTCTTCTTTTTTATCATTGCCCGGGAAGGCTGGGTAAAAACTTGGGAAGCTTGGGTAGGAAATGAGTTTACCATCGGTGTGGTGTCATGGCCCACATATTTATCTTATATTTGGATTCCTGTTGGAGTAGGTATATTGGTGCTAAGGATTGGATTTACGGTAGCTGAGCAGGTGATTATGGATATTGATTGCTTAAGGCAGGGTGTAAATTCCCAGGATGAGGGGAGGGGTAGCAGTTGA
- a CDS encoding DUF6063 family protein, with protein MSSVRTAIEIFKVLLEHGQLDRDAHSDLFIECLNSEVQEVLSEFEEEMECRIIKINNTIYLLPNHDNSLLGFKNKNFREWIGSNARLSDVYLSYYITMFILYKFYSGKNKNPKQREFIRVMALIDELDQRFEAILTNNQEDVIETEEDLNINLIRIAEVWNQKIVYEENKRTTKHGTVLRICTLLEQEKLIRLMEDKQEIRTTKKLDDLMTYYFLNDSRIDEINSIFTEEGNNASNK; from the coding sequence ATGAGCAGCGTTAGGACCGCAATCGAGATATTTAAAGTGTTACTGGAGCATGGGCAGCTGGACAGAGATGCTCACAGCGATTTATTTATTGAATGTTTAAACTCGGAAGTGCAGGAAGTGCTCAGCGAATTTGAAGAGGAAATGGAATGCAGGATCATCAAAATAAATAATACCATCTACCTTCTCCCTAATCACGATAACAGCTTATTGGGATTTAAAAACAAGAACTTTAGGGAATGGATCGGTTCAAATGCCCGTTTGAGTGACGTGTACCTATCGTATTATATTACTATGTTCATCTTATATAAATTCTATAGTGGGAAGAACAAAAACCCGAAGCAGAGAGAATTTATCAGAGTAATGGCTTTGATTGACGAACTGGACCAAAGGTTTGAAGCAATTCTTACTAACAATCAAGAGGACGTTATAGAAACGGAAGAGGACCTAAATATAAACCTTATCAGAATTGCTGAAGTTTGGAACCAAAAGATCGTTTATGAGGAGAATAAGAGAACAACAAAGCATGGTACCGTACTGAGAATATGCACTTTGCTGGAGCAGGAAAAGCTGATTCGATTAATGGAAGATAAGCAGGAAATAAGGACTACAAAAAAATTAGATGACTTGATGACCTATTATTTTCTGAACGACAGCAGAATTGATGAAATCAACAGTATATTTACTGAGGAGGGTAACAATGCCTCAAATAAATAG
- a CDS encoding Wadjet anti-phage system protein JetD domain-containing protein: MKERLFSLKHKRITVDGMMQLAGPMEYEDFAALVYQYVEENILAPVKSAGKNGRRPSLYNKYWIVKPESDYSTALEEIKLLHPWFDHSKYAKHPEMYVRYKREIDLISNFLWENADRLKEPMSMNERSFQIWGMEKLLKDKSIIKSIFNYNDWHLSLLNFYETPEPFFEYIFSNENEMNILIVENKDTWFSLRKIMRENKLNQLFRNYQVLLYGEGKKITSRNRLKEYDNLLTGSINRYYYFGDLDYEGIEIYQTVLENNKELDINLCAALYSWMLVEAKEYSLPRTKLGQKKVDINAFVKSFTVQESEEIKAILDNGLYIPQEILNYPLLKGKMMEGLKR; this comes from the coding sequence ATGAAAGAAAGGCTTTTTTCTCTAAAACATAAAAGAATTACAGTTGATGGGATGATGCAGCTGGCGGGACCGATGGAATATGAGGATTTCGCAGCGCTGGTTTATCAATATGTGGAAGAAAATATTTTAGCACCGGTCAAGTCTGCCGGAAAGAATGGGAGAAGGCCGTCACTTTATAATAAATATTGGATAGTTAAGCCCGAAAGTGATTATTCAACTGCTTTGGAGGAAATAAAACTGCTTCATCCCTGGTTTGATCATTCTAAATACGCCAAGCACCCGGAAATGTATGTTAGATATAAAAGGGAAATTGACCTGATAAGCAATTTTCTATGGGAAAATGCGGACCGTTTGAAAGAGCCGATGTCTATGAATGAGAGATCTTTCCAGATTTGGGGGATGGAAAAGCTATTAAAGGATAAGTCGATAATCAAAAGCATTTTCAATTATAATGACTGGCATTTGTCATTATTGAATTTTTATGAAACCCCGGAACCATTTTTCGAATATATCTTTTCTAATGAAAATGAAATGAATATCTTAATTGTTGAGAATAAGGATACATGGTTTAGTTTGCGCAAGATCATGCGGGAGAATAAACTCAATCAGTTGTTTAGGAATTACCAGGTATTATTGTACGGTGAAGGCAAGAAAATTACCAGCCGCAACAGATTGAAAGAATATGACAATTTATTGACAGGAAGTATTAATAGGTATTACTATTTTGGTGATTTGGACTATGAAGGCATAGAGATTTATCAAACAGTGTTAGAGAACAATAAGGAACTTGATATAAATCTCTGCGCCGCGCTTTATTCATGGATGCTGGTAGAAGCCAAAGAGTATAGTTTACCTAGAACAAAATTAGGCCAGAAAAAGGTAGATATTAATGCGTTTGTAAAGAGTTTTACCGTTCAGGAGAGCGAAGAGATAAAGGCTATTCTGGACAATGGACTTTACATTCCCCAAGAAATTTTAAATTATCCATTGTTGAAAGGCAAAATGATGGAAGGACTGAAGCGGTAG
- a CDS encoding IS3 family transposase (programmed frameshift) produces the protein MGRRKFTAEFKTKIVLELLKEEKQIGELAAEHELSPNQLRNWKKDFLENAPQVFSQSKQEKELRAQEKALDEERTELMAKVGQLTIENDWLKKKNLKKFLGSTGRISLVSKNNKLPVNRQCQLLEINRTSFYYTPKEPDRERENMIKNRLDYWHTKMPYLGVRKLRKKLQNEDHIKVGRKLIKRYMDEMGIYAVYPKPNLSKRNKQHKIYPYLLRNLDINRANQVWAIDITYIKMGRSHMYLTAVIDWYSRYIVGWELSDTLDTAPVLAAVKEAINRYGTPEIINSDQGSQFTSADYTEYLKSVNIRQSMDGKARWIDNVIIERWFRSLKTEQIYTHEYLTPRDLRIGIREYIQEYNIERPHQTHDYLTPQEVYLGISKAA, from the exons ATGGGAAGACGAAAATTTACAGCCGAATTCAAAACTAAAATCGTACTGGAGCTACTCAAAGAAGAAAAACAGATCGGCGAACTAGCAGCCGAACATGAGTTAAGCCCCAATCAACTGCGCAACTGGAAAAAAGATTTTTTAGAGAATGCACCACAGGTGTTCTCACAAAGCAAGCAAGAAAAAGAGCTTCGTGCCCAAGAAAAAGCTTTGGACGAAGAAAGAACCGAATTAATGGCAAAAGTCGGTCAACTCACTATTGAGAATGACTGGCTCAA AAAAAAAAATCTAAAGAAGTTCTTGGGGTCGACTGGGAGAATAAGTCTGGTTTCAAAAAATAACAAACTGCCGGTTAATCGGCAATGCCAGTTACTTGAGATCAATAGAACCAGTTTTTATTACACACCTAAAGAACCTGACAGAGAGCGCGAAAATATGATTAAAAACAGGCTTGATTACTGGCATACCAAGATGCCATATCTAGGGGTTAGGAAGCTTCGCAAAAAGCTACAGAATGAAGACCACATTAAGGTTGGCCGTAAGTTAATTAAACGCTATATGGACGAAATGGGAATATATGCGGTCTATCCTAAACCCAACCTGTCAAAGCGTAATAAGCAGCACAAAATCTATCCTTACCTGTTAAGAAACCTAGATATTAATCGGGCAAACCAGGTTTGGGCCATTGACATTACCTACATTAAGATGGGCAGAAGTCATATGTATCTAACAGCCGTCATCGACTGGTATAGTCGTTACATAGTAGGCTGGGAACTATCAGATACTTTGGACACCGCACCGGTGTTAGCAGCAGTTAAAGAAGCTATCAACAGATACGGCACGCCGGAAATTATCAACAGCGATCAGGGGTCTCAGTTCACAAGCGCTGATTACACAGAATATTTAAAGAGCGTGAACATCAGACAAAGCATGGACGGCAAGGCCCGTTGGATTGATAATGTTATCATAGAGCGATGGTTTAGAAGTCTAAAAACCGAACAAATCTACACACATGAATATCTAACACCTAGAGACCTAAGGATCGGTATTAGAGAATATATCCAAGAATATAATATAGAACGGCCACATCAAACCCATGACTACCTAACTCCTCAAGAAGTCTATCTGGGGATAAGCAAGGCAGCTTAA
- a CDS encoding IclR family transcriptional regulator produces MNQMDLRKAAIGPMRDLSRRCDETIILFISDGRGRTCLERIDSNHVIRNFMVVGHQYPLHKGAPGKVFLMNKSPGYVKGLLESKEYSDQEIERFNKELEQGLELGYFTSIEENFTEAYSIAAPIFDHTGNISAALAVCGPTARLTEEKEDWFGTELLQTVAKISAMLGYNAVS; encoded by the coding sequence ATGAATCAAATGGACTTGCGGAAAGCGGCTATCGGCCCCATGCGCGATTTAAGCAGGCGTTGTGACGAGACCATTATTCTCTTTATATCAGATGGAAGAGGACGTACCTGCCTTGAGAGAATTGACAGTAATCACGTTATTAGGAATTTTATGGTGGTAGGTCATCAATACCCGCTGCATAAAGGGGCTCCGGGAAAGGTATTTCTAATGAACAAAAGCCCTGGATATGTTAAGGGGCTGTTAGAAAGCAAAGAGTATAGTGACCAAGAGATAGAACGTTTTAATAAGGAACTGGAACAGGGGCTGGAATTGGGCTACTTTACTTCAATTGAAGAGAATTTTACAGAGGCTTATTCCATTGCTGCACCAATCTTTGACCATACTGGAAATATATCTGCTGCATTGGCAGTCTGCGGGCCAACCGCTAGGCTAACCGAGGAAAAAGAAGACTGGTTTGGCACGGAACTACTGCAGACCGTCGCGAAAATTTCAGCGATGCTTGGCTATAATGCCGTTTCCTAA
- the mntA gene encoding type VII toxin-antitoxin system MntA family adenylyltransferase antitoxin, whose product MQTLISRIINQLGSEEFAAFCAENKITLAILFGSQVRGAAREDSDIDLAILLETACYPKSTLDAGKLKREIARKLYSFLGTSKVDLVFLNRAAPFMRFQVARTGKPVFAKSAAEFVQFASLALRQHEDARLFYQLESRYLQSELN is encoded by the coding sequence GTGCAAACTCTTATTAGTCGTATTATAAATCAATTGGGCAGCGAAGAATTTGCCGCCTTTTGCGCTGAAAACAAAATAACGCTAGCAATACTCTTTGGCTCCCAAGTACGGGGGGCTGCACGGGAAGATAGTGATATTGATCTGGCAATCCTCCTTGAAACTGCCTGTTATCCCAAAAGCACGTTGGATGCTGGAAAGTTAAAGCGGGAAATTGCAAGGAAATTATATTCCTTTCTAGGAACCTCAAAGGTCGATTTGGTTTTTCTGAATCGCGCTGCGCCTTTTATGCGGTTTCAGGTAGCCCGGACCGGGAAGCCTGTCTTTGCGAAAAGTGCCGCTGAATTTGTACAATTTGCTTCATTGGCCTTGCGCCAACACGAGGATGCTAGGTTGTTTTACCAATTGGAAAGTAGGTATTTACAAAGCGAATTAAATTAA
- a CDS encoding ATP-grasp domain-containing protein yields MKLLEYEAKSIFLRQTIPVPKFNFFQRDELAEGIEYLKELGGKAVLKTQVLTGGRGKAGGIKFVDKSNIREIWNELKGLEINGESNQGFLLEEPLDIKKELYLGITIDLDSRMPLFIASAAGGMDVEEHFKGETDQVCRRNLLPSEEFRIYHALDMGIAMGLEGKELTQAAALMLRLYQVFQDYDCELVEINPLVITTEGQIFAADAKMVINDDALFRQQGVLQSIVQVGSKGTPLEEEAKQNDIHFVELGGNVAALSIGAGLNMTLLDMIKLSGGEPANFIDTKGGAKPETIEKMTEIVLKKIEQDPKIRCMLITISLSATQLKSLVNGIVRGIEKRGCSVPILAVIHATDASLREMDLDTAEIEFAEVGIKNFPQLKEMFAYCSQLLKTE; encoded by the coding sequence ATGAAGTTATTGGAGTATGAGGCTAAAAGTATTTTCCTACGGCAGACCATTCCTGTTCCCAAATTTAATTTCTTTCAAAGAGATGAGTTGGCCGAAGGGATTGAGTACCTTAAAGAGCTTGGGGGTAAGGCTGTTTTAAAGACCCAGGTTCTTACGGGCGGCAGGGGTAAGGCCGGGGGTATAAAGTTTGTGGATAAAAGTAACATACGGGAGATTTGGAATGAGCTTAAGGGATTGGAGATCAACGGCGAATCTAATCAGGGTTTCCTTTTGGAAGAACCGTTAGATATTAAAAAGGAATTATATTTAGGTATAACTATTGACTTAGATAGTAGAATGCCCTTATTTATTGCTTCGGCGGCCGGTGGGATGGATGTCGAAGAACATTTTAAAGGTGAAACGGATCAAGTCTGCCGCCGCAATCTTTTGCCCAGCGAGGAATTTCGCATTTATCATGCTCTTGATATGGGTATAGCTATGGGGTTAGAGGGTAAAGAGCTCACTCAGGCTGCAGCCCTAATGTTACGATTATACCAGGTCTTTCAAGACTATGATTGTGAACTGGTAGAGATCAATCCGTTGGTAATTACCACTGAAGGGCAGATATTTGCAGCGGATGCAAAGATGGTAATTAATGATGATGCTCTTTTTCGACAACAGGGGGTGCTGCAGTCTATTGTTCAAGTGGGCAGTAAGGGTACGCCGCTGGAAGAGGAAGCCAAACAAAACGATATTCATTTTGTTGAGCTTGGCGGTAATGTGGCTGCTTTAAGTATCGGTGCGGGTTTAAATATGACCTTGCTGGATATGATTAAATTGTCCGGGGGAGAACCTGCTAATTTTATTGATACCAAAGGTGGAGCAAAGCCGGAAACCATCGAAAAGATGACGGAAATAGTCTTGAAAAAGATAGAACAGGACCCCAAGATAAGATGTATGCTGATAACTATCTCTCTTTCGGCCACTCAACTTAAAAGCTTGGTAAATGGCATAGTGAGGGGTATCGAAAAGAGAGGGTGCTCTGTGCCCATCTTGGCGGTAATCCATGCTACGGATGCCTCTTTAAGAGAAATGGATTTGGACACTGCAGAGATAGAATTTGCTGAGGTTGGGATTAAAAATTTTCCCCAGCTCAAAGAGATGTTTGCATATTGTTCCCAGTTATTAAAAACGGAATGA
- a CDS encoding cupin domain-containing protein yields the protein MSFWIYEGDVTVYEPNGHDDTRNRRLVDGKAGIKSFELVIGEMGPQGYASAHAHQAAEQAMYIIEGELRVRIADEEALMAAGTAISIPKGAVHEVWNNGEYAKFVVVYSPPKN from the coding sequence ATGAGTTTTTGGATATATGAAGGAGATGTAACAGTATATGAACCTAATGGGCATGACGACACCCGGAACCGACGCTTAGTTGATGGTAAAGCAGGTATCAAAAGCTTTGAGCTGGTTATTGGTGAGATGGGCCCTCAGGGGTATGCTTCTGCCCACGCTCATCAAGCTGCTGAGCAGGCGATGTATATTATTGAAGGTGAACTGAGAGTGAGGATCGCTGATGAAGAAGCTTTAATGGCTGCGGGGACGGCTATTTCTATACCCAAAGGTGCAGTACATGAGGTATGGAATAACGGAGAATATGCAAAGTTTGTGGTGGTTTATTCTCCCCCAAAAAATTAG
- a CDS encoding nucleotidyltransferase family protein — protein MKFGIPGKSMNFIVEVLSRWPEIEKASIFGSRAIGNYKNGSDVDLVVYGSQVTQQIIDHLSVQLNEELPLPYYFDIVHYDALKHKPLKDHIDQYAKRFYC, from the coding sequence ATGAAATTTGGGATACCGGGAAAAAGTATGAATTTTATTGTTGAAGTCTTATCACGCTGGCCGGAGATTGAAAAAGCATCTATTTTTGGCAGCCGCGCCATAGGGAATTACAAAAATGGATCTGATGTTGACTTAGTTGTCTATGGTTCTCAGGTAACACAGCAGATAATTGACCATTTGAGTGTACAATTAAACGAAGAATTACCCTTACCTTATTATTTTGACATTGTCCATTACGACGCGTTAAAGCATAAGCCATTAAAGGACCATATAGACCAATATGCAAAAAGATTCTATTGTTAG